Proteins from a genomic interval of Candidatus Anaeroferrophillus wilburensis:
- a CDS encoding ABC transporter ATP-binding protein, producing the protein MITVHNLNIHLAEFRLTDICLDIKENEFFILMGPTGAGKTILLEAIAGIIPVSHGTISIGGREVTNLVPEKRNISIVYQDYALFPHLTVEQNILYGLRFQPHSRKKSTARIQKLIDTLALAPLLHRPPTTLSGGEQQRVALARALAVEPAVLLLDEPLSALDPQFREELKYHLKALHHHSNTTFLMVTHDFAEALSLATKAAVLNQGRLEQMGTMEEIFQQPSSPFVASFVGMKNLFIAHFEGTKATIGSFSLELGQEMKPQQGYVAIRPEDIVLSRQPLVSSIQNSLKGTVTSIIPQGVHYEVAVSIESILFRSLITKQALFDLRIADGSTLFASFKATAVHRLP; encoded by the coding sequence ATGATCACCGTTCATAATCTGAACATCCATCTGGCTGAATTTCGTTTGACCGATATCTGTCTGGATATTAAGGAAAATGAATTTTTCATTCTCATGGGACCAACCGGGGCCGGCAAAACAATCCTGCTGGAGGCTATCGCCGGCATTATCCCGGTATCTCACGGGACCATCAGCATTGGTGGCCGAGAGGTCACCAATCTGGTACCCGAAAAACGGAACATCAGCATCGTCTATCAGGACTATGCCCTCTTTCCCCATCTGACGGTTGAACAAAACATCCTCTATGGTCTGCGTTTTCAACCCCACTCCAGGAAAAAATCCACTGCCCGTATACAAAAACTTATAGACACCCTCGCCCTGGCACCGCTGCTTCACCGTCCTCCGACCACCCTCAGCGGCGGTGAACAGCAACGGGTGGCACTGGCCCGTGCCCTGGCCGTTGAACCGGCTGTGCTTCTCCTTGATGAGCCCCTTTCAGCCCTCGACCCCCAATTTCGTGAAGAGCTGAAATATCACCTCAAAGCCCTGCATCACCATTCCAATACCACCTTTCTCATGGTAACCCATGATTTTGCCGAAGCGTTATCCCTGGCAACCAAAGCTGCGGTACTCAATCAGGGCCGTCTGGAACAGATGGGAACCATGGAGGAAATTTTTCAACAGCCTTCGTCCCCATTTGTCGCCAGTTTTGTCGGCATGAAAAATCTTTTTATCGCTCATTTTGAAGGAACCAAGGCAACTATCGGCTCTTTTTCACTGGAACTGGGGCAGGAGATGAAACCACAGCAAGGCTATGTTGCCATCAGACCGGAAGATATTGTTTTAAGTCGGCAGCCCCTGGTTTCAAGTATCCAGAACTCACTTAAGGGAACTGTCACCAGCATTATTCCCCAAGGGGTTCACTATGAAGTGGCAGTCAGCATTGAGTCCATACTTTTCCGCTCCCTGATCACCAAACAGGCCCTGTTCGATCTTCGCATCGCCGACGGCAGCACACTTTTTGCCTCCTTCAAAGCAACTGCCGTCCACCGCCTGCCTTAG